A section of the Bacillus pumilus genome encodes:
- the lepB gene encoding signal peptidase I, with product MTTNTKTQKKKSEVWGWLKAILIAFIAVFIIRNFLFAPYIVKGTSMEPTLHNTERVFVNKTVDYFGDYKRGQIIVLDGEDRSTHYVKRLIGLPGDKIEMKNDQLYVNGQKVAEPYLASNKKKAAADGILLTPDFGPLTVPKGKYFVMGDNRQNSMDSRNGLGLFTKSDIQGTTSFVFYPFQDVRLLND from the coding sequence ATGACAACAAATACAAAAACACAAAAAAAGAAGTCAGAAGTATGGGGCTGGCTTAAAGCGATTTTAATCGCATTCATCGCTGTTTTTATCATTCGTAACTTTTTATTCGCACCGTACATTGTAAAAGGAACCTCTATGGAACCAACATTGCATAATACAGAACGGGTTTTTGTGAATAAAACGGTTGATTACTTCGGTGATTATAAGCGGGGACAGATCATTGTTCTTGATGGGGAAGACCGCAGCACTCATTATGTTAAACGATTAATTGGTTTACCTGGTGATAAAATTGAAATGAAAAATGACCAACTGTATGTCAATGGTCAAAAAGTGGCTGAGCCTTACTTAGCGTCAAACAAAAAGAAAGCAGCAGCAGATGGCATCTTGTTGACACCTGATTTTGGTCCTCTTACTGTACCAAAAGGAAAGTATTTTGTCATGGGTGACAATCGTCAAAATTCAATGGACAGTCGCAATGGCTTAGGTCTTTTTACAAAGAGTGATATTCAAGGAACGACATCATTTGTGTTTTATCCTTTCCAAGACGTTCGACTACTTAACGATTAA
- a CDS encoding IS1182-like element ISBpu1 family transposase, whose translation MLSKREEERRNQLEVVALDELVPEDHLVRKIEQAIDFDFIYDLVKDHYSSDNGRPSVDPVVLIKMVLIQYLFGIRSMRQTIKEIETNVAYRWFIGYGFSEKIPHFSTFGKNYVRRFHDTDLFEQIFYRILREAMKKGLVDPSIAFIDSTHVKANANKKKLEKKIVRVETRSYQNQLHEEINIDREEHGKKPLPLQNKEETKEIKVSTTDPESGYYVKDEREKSFAYSFHTACDSKGFILGSLVTGGNVHDSRMLDSLVSKVTEKVGKPNVVAVDAGYKTPYIAKFLMDQEIRPVMPYTRPRTKAGYLKKNEYVYDAYFDCYICPNGQILSYRTTTREGYKQYVSDSEVCESCSFLDNCTQSQNHTKQIHRHIWQDYLDEADNLRLTEINKSIYAKRKETIERVFADAKEKHGMRWTKLRGLKKVSMQAMLTFAAMNLKKLANWTWKVPCPA comes from the coding sequence ATGTTATCGAAACGTGAAGAAGAAAGAAGAAATCAATTAGAAGTAGTGGCTTTAGATGAATTAGTGCCTGAAGATCATCTTGTGCGGAAAATTGAACAAGCAATCGATTTCGATTTCATTTATGATCTTGTCAAAGATCATTATAGTTCTGATAATGGTAGACCAAGTGTTGATCCTGTTGTTCTCATTAAGATGGTCTTAATCCAATATCTATTTGGCATTCGCTCCATGCGTCAAACCATTAAAGAAATTGAAACCAATGTGGCTTATCGTTGGTTTATTGGGTATGGATTTTCGGAGAAAATTCCGCACTTTTCTACCTTCGGTAAAAACTACGTGAGACGCTTCCACGATACAGATTTATTCGAACAAATTTTTTATCGAATCTTAAGAGAAGCGATGAAAAAAGGGCTCGTTGACCCGTCTATCGCCTTCATTGATTCGACTCATGTCAAAGCGAACGCCAATAAGAAAAAACTTGAAAAGAAAATCGTTCGAGTTGAGACAAGAAGTTATCAAAATCAGCTTCATGAAGAGATCAATATTGATCGTGAAGAACATGGAAAAAAGCCCTTACCCCTACAGAATAAAGAAGAAACAAAAGAAATCAAGGTCAGTACAACTGACCCAGAGAGTGGCTATTATGTAAAGGATGAACGTGAAAAGTCATTTGCTTATTCATTTCATACAGCGTGTGATTCAAAAGGATTTATTTTAGGCTCGCTGGTCACAGGCGGAAATGTTCATGATAGTCGTATGTTGGATTCACTCGTATCAAAAGTGACAGAGAAAGTCGGAAAACCAAATGTAGTCGCAGTAGATGCGGGGTATAAAACACCTTACATCGCTAAGTTCTTAATGGATCAAGAGATAAGACCTGTCATGCCCTACACTCGTCCAAGAACAAAAGCTGGTTATTTGAAAAAGAATGAATACGTATATGATGCATATTTTGATTGTTACATTTGCCCCAACGGGCAAATTCTCTCTTATCGTACAACGACTAGAGAAGGCTATAAGCAATATGTATCCGATTCAGAAGTATGTGAGTCCTGCTCGTTTTTAGATAACTGTACCCAAAGTCAAAACCACACCAAACAAATTCATCGGCATATTTGGCAGGATTATCTAGATGAAGCAGACAATCTGAGACTCACTGAAATAAATAAGAGCATCTACGCAAAACGGAAAGAAACGATTGAACGCGTTTTTGCGGATGCAAAAGAAAAGCATGGTATGCGTTGGACGAAACTTCGTGGACTAAAAAAAGTTTCAATGCAAGCGATGCTTACTTTCGCTGCCATGAACCTTAAAAAACTAGCAAACTGGACATGGAAAGTACCATGTCCAGCGTAA
- a CDS encoding homocysteine synthase, with amino-acid sequence MSEERPFRLETKAIHAGQELDSATYSRAVPIYQTSSFGFRDSEHAANLFGLQEPGNIYSRIMNPTNDVFEKRIAELEGGIGALAVSSGQAATTYSILNIAGAGDEIVSSSSLYGGTYNLFAHTLKKLGITVKFVDSSNLEELEAAITDKTKAVYAESIGNPKGDILHIEAISTIAHKHHIPLIVDNTLASPYLLRPIEFGADIVVHSATKFIGGHGTSIGGVIVDSGKFPWADSDKFKGLTEPDPSYHGLTYTEAIGEAAYITKARVQLLRDLGAALSPFNSFLLLQGLETLHLRLERHSENALKTAQFLQDHPLVDWVSYPGLESHESYELAQTYLPKGQGAILTFGIKGGREAGKKLIDSVKLFSHLANVGDSKSLIIHPASTTHQQLSEAEQIATGVTPELIRLSVGTEAIEDIIADLEQAITKSQAE; translated from the coding sequence ATGTCAGAAGAACGTCCATTCCGTTTAGAAACGAAAGCCATTCACGCAGGTCAGGAGCTTGATTCAGCAACCTATTCAAGAGCCGTGCCTATTTATCAAACAAGCTCTTTCGGTTTTAGAGATAGTGAGCATGCGGCGAATTTATTCGGACTGCAGGAACCCGGAAATATTTATTCTCGCATTATGAACCCTACAAATGACGTCTTTGAAAAACGGATCGCCGAGCTTGAGGGCGGCATTGGTGCACTTGCTGTCTCTTCTGGACAAGCAGCGACCACTTATTCTATTTTAAACATTGCAGGAGCTGGCGACGAAATTGTCTCATCCAGCAGCCTTTATGGAGGCACGTACAATTTATTTGCTCATACACTCAAAAAACTCGGCATTACAGTGAAATTTGTTGATTCATCCAATTTAGAAGAACTCGAAGCAGCCATTACAGACAAAACGAAGGCAGTGTATGCAGAAAGCATTGGGAATCCTAAAGGCGATATTCTACATATTGAAGCCATCTCAACCATTGCACACAAGCACCATATCCCGCTTATTGTGGATAATACACTTGCAAGTCCTTATTTATTAAGACCAATTGAGTTTGGTGCAGACATTGTTGTCCATTCCGCTACGAAATTCATTGGCGGTCATGGTACATCAATTGGCGGTGTCATTGTCGATAGCGGCAAGTTTCCTTGGGCTGACAGTGATAAGTTCAAGGGGCTGACTGAACCAGATCCAAGTTATCACGGTCTGACGTATACCGAAGCAATTGGAGAAGCGGCTTATATCACAAAAGCACGTGTGCAGCTCTTACGGGATTTAGGAGCAGCCTTATCACCTTTTAACTCATTTTTACTTTTGCAAGGCCTAGAAACTCTGCATCTGCGCCTGGAGAGACATAGTGAAAATGCATTAAAAACAGCGCAATTCTTACAAGATCATCCTCTTGTAGATTGGGTAAGCTATCCAGGTCTTGAAAGCCATGAATCTTATGAGCTTGCTCAAACCTATTTGCCAAAAGGACAAGGCGCTATTCTCACATTTGGTATTAAAGGTGGACGAGAAGCAGGTAAAAAACTCATTGATTCCGTTAAGTTATTTTCACACCTTGCAAATGTGGGCGATTCTAAATCACTCATTATTCATCCTGCCAGCACAACGCATCAGCAATTAAGTGAAGCAGAACAAATAGCGACAGGCGTCACACCAGAGCTTATTCGTTTATCTGTTGGAACAGAAGCGATTGAAGACATTATCGCAGACCTTGAACAAGCAATCACAAAAAGTCAGGCTGAATAA
- a CDS encoding ABC transporter ATP-binding protein, which yields MFTIEKLTKTYKNNVTAVKDFHLKIDPHQIVAVAGPNGSGKTTMINCILGIIKHTEGTIFLQDVTNDEPSFKKQVAYVPDDLLLPEALTGAEYLDFVSSMYECKTIHRRNQLIELFDMDSALSRPIETYSHGMKKKTQLIAAFMLDSQLVIMDEPFRGLDIEAVINTKKLMKRYAEHHGAILLSTHDMLSAEELCHKIAIISKGNKMDEGTVSALKEKYQSSTLEQVFLKASMLSDRGAHFDEIINHF from the coding sequence ATGTTTACGATCGAGAAATTAACCAAGACGTATAAAAATAACGTGACTGCTGTCAAAGATTTTCATTTAAAGATCGACCCTCATCAAATCGTTGCTGTCGCTGGACCGAATGGTTCTGGTAAAACAACGATGATTAACTGTATACTCGGCATCATCAAGCATACAGAAGGAACGATTTTTTTGCAGGACGTCACAAATGACGAACCATCCTTTAAAAAACAAGTAGCCTATGTTCCAGATGATCTGCTGCTCCCTGAAGCATTGACTGGTGCTGAATATTTAGATTTTGTTTCTTCTATGTATGAATGTAAAACAATTCATAGAAGAAATCAACTAATTGAACTGTTTGATATGGACTCAGCTTTATCAAGACCGATTGAAACCTATTCACATGGTATGAAAAAAAAGACACAGCTGATTGCCGCCTTTATGCTTGATAGTCAATTGGTGATTATGGATGAGCCCTTTAGAGGACTTGATATTGAAGCGGTTATAAACACAAAGAAACTGATGAAACGTTATGCCGAGCACCATGGTGCGATCTTGCTTTCAACGCATGATATGCTTTCAGCGGAAGAGCTGTGCCATAAAATCGCCATTATTTCTAAGGGAAATAAAATGGATGAAGGAACGGTCTCAGCCTTAAAGGAGAAGTATCAATCAAGCACATTGGAACAGGTGTTTCTGAAAGCTTCAATGTTAAGTGATAGGGGTGCACATTTTGATGAAATCATTAATCATTTCTAG